The Papaver somniferum cultivar HN1 unplaced genomic scaffold, ASM357369v1 unplaced-scaffold_114, whole genome shotgun sequence region atgatgatgatgatgaggaggaggaggaggagccaaagaagaagagaaagagagccCCCTAAAAAAGATGACTGAAGGTGCATCGAGTAGCGCTCAACCTGGTAACCGAGGATGCAGTGGACGTGGTCGTGgcggtggacgtggtcgtggtggggatgttcatgaatgaatggttatattcatgtttatgtctttaaggatggataattatggagtcaaaacttatgtcttgtcttaaacttattgtcgaattataTTTGGTTACACTCCTAGTCTATGAATGACTTAATCTAgtttctagtttatgaatgacttaattTGTGTGGAAAAAAGGGAGGATTCTAGCATTCTTtctgtcagaatcggtttacatataaATATATGTAATCCGACTCTGACAGTTTCTCAAATGTTCAGTTTTAGAATCGGGTTTCATGTATAAATATGTAATCCGTTTTCTaagaagaaaagttctgtaacttttagaatcggtttacatgttcaaatatgtaaTCCAATTTCTGAGAAGAAAAGTTATGTAactttcagaatcggtttacatgtataaatatgtaatctgattgctaagaagaaaagttctgtaacttttagaatcggtttacatgtgcattacAAAAGCCCGATTTGTTAGAGGaaagtttatatgattttgtaaggaaacaatcggtctatgtggtcatatataaaatccgattgtttgaattgaattcaaaaaaaatagacgttgagacttcatctatataaggacaacctctttgagccactcccacatcacacacttagcctagaaaatggaatgggaaccgtTTGAAGATTTGTGTCTGGTTAAATCCTTTGCCAATACGTTCCGCGAACGTctgaatgaaatctattcaatgttttggaagagagttaaagagatATTTTATGGGCGTACCGCGAATCCCAATAATCgaaaatggagagacttggctttTTGATTCAACTACAGAAAAGGCGCAATGCGAGAGTACGTAATAGTTAGAAATATGATGTACCactatcatccacgagctcctcttagggaaaaagtgagtaatgcgatcatttttatacctatttcaactacactagttcacatattaacatataagaattcattgaattttagatggaacgtttcaacgggctatggagaattcgtaacgGGGAAAGAAAGtacattcaccacaaagaatacacgacattgtaccgacgtgctcagaggttcattgacgagcatttgatgtgtcaaaattttagaattcccatactgaatcctatatatatgtagtgggctaatttcctaaactatgtaatgaatattttgtttctgaaagtaaggcataatcggtttacatgtgtattacaaaagcccgatttttggaatcggtttatgtgggtattAATCAAACTCCGATTTTGGGTTTATATTTTACCAAGCataaaactcaacccagaatcggtttacaaatgcactaacatcaaccgattctggatcgagtaatttttttttttttgcaggttttgattatgcattaatgaaagttaatttcaggattaacttgattaaacaatttttaatttttcaaattagcaCTAATTTAACAAGAGCATATCAGGCATTAACATAAATAATGGATAAGGGGTTTATATGAATTATttcttaatgaccctattttTCACGttgctataggccccaattaagtggcatggGCCGCAATTTAGCCAGGTTAATTTATAGCTCAATCATAAACTGATCTCAACTCTCAAGCTTTGAACCGTTTGATTACTACTATCCTCGTTTAAACCGCCTTTGCATTCATGAGATGCTTTTCTGGTAGGTGTGTTCGATAGTTTTTATGTGGGTCAGTAGGTAGGACCTACCATTATCACAGCTAAGGTTCAGGATCAATGACTAGGGTCTTATGGGTGTCTGTTCTGGCGATTTAGGGTCTGCCCCcataattatttttaattttcttaccctgcagcgtaggggtgcacataccctacccatatccaccaaccctaccctacccgccagttttttaaccgtatcctatcctatcaaCTATTCGGCGGGTAGGGTGGcaggtaaagattttcttaaccgccagtaaacgggtaggatggcgggtataggccatatcctacccaccctacctagaagtgcacataccctaGTCCtatccgccaaccctaccctacccgccagttttttaaccgtatcctaccctatccattatttgacgggtagggtggcgggtaaagattttcttaaccgccggtaaacgggtagggtggcgggtataggccatatcctacccaccctacccgttgtgcagccctaatgcACCTTTACTTATTCTAACAAAGAAATTTTTCTAACTCTTCTATGATCATCGTGATGAAagtacaaaaaagaaaagaaaagaaaagagagtaCCTAAAACAAGAATCATGAGAAGTAGAATGAATACAACTTACGATTTATTAATTATAACTTAAAATTTAATTGCTAAAGCCTAGAACATTTTGATAGGAAAAAGCTTGAACGTTGACATCGACTAGTTAGTGCCAGTAATTAGTTATCTAGTATACAGTTAACAAGAAGATGAGAATTAGAATACTTCCCAATAATTAGTTATCTAGTATATACAATTAACAAGAAGATGAGTCGTTCCTAGGCCTGTGACAAGGATTATCTAGTGGAAAGAGTAAAAGCTTCCAGTTTATCCCTAAAATTTTCTGCCCATATGTCACATAATTTTGTAGAAAACCCCtaaaaatgtttttattttttataaaaccCCAAAGTGTAAACCACATATTATATTGACCCCTGAGCCTTGATGCCCTAAAGGGGAGCATTTCCCGCTTCTCCTATGGGGCCGGACCTGCATCAAGCGAAATCTCGAAACAAGAACGATTTTCTTATATATCTGGCAACGGTGGAAACCAGAAAAATATAATAATGTTGGTTCCATGTGTCATGGAATTATTAGTGTGAGAGATAATATAATGTTGCTTCctcattttcaaaaaataaaaaactggtTCCATGTGTAATATTGAACTACACATGTATAATGTTTGAAACGGAAGCAGTAATACAATAAAAATGCATAATGGGATTATCGATTCGATCAAATACCACAACTTAATGACTGAAATCGAACATTCATACAATAGATGAGAAAATTCAGCTGAAATAGCTAATTTACAAGTAGATTTTCTAAGACCATGGCATGGGTTTTGGGCTACTTGCCTACAACTACTACATCTTGGGAAACTGATACTAGACATCCTAAAAAGATGATTCGGTCTAATTATTAACCACTGCATGTCAGCAAACGCAATACCAGCAGACCAGCATTGGTATCTAACAGCCGTTGGAACGTAAGTGCCACTCTATGTATCATATTAATAATCAGTCTCTGTACTACCAcgaggcctgtcaatatttgtccgatatccggtatccgtttccgagtattcgagatcctataggattttatccgttttaacggatatcggatcggatattttatcggatatttcttccttaacatatcggaaacggattagaccccatccaaaatgttaatatccgatagtataggaacttatttgtaagttatcctaatttcgagtctaatatcggatattatcggatattgtcggataaatatcccataagtgtcaattatgaaaatgttttacaaggatttttaagcttttttgttataaccggatactatcggatatccgacagcttagcctatcagaatcgatatctgattttgatatcctgtagaatattatcggatatcgaatatccggtagtgcttaatatgtcggatatcggatatctaaatatccgacggatattcttccattgagaGGCCTAACTATCACCAATGGAAGTCTCCTCATGTTGAAGGCTTTAGTCTAACCTTCTGATATTCCTGATTTTAGCGATACTTCTAGgattattataaaaataaataaaagaaacacATTTTAATCCAGATTAGAGATTTGTTACTCTTTAcctcagaaaaaaaaaactctaatcgACTTTGATTTCTTATGCAAAAAGAAGATAAGGGCGACCAACGGGTCTTCTTATAAAAGAAATATGCGTCACCATTTTCAAGTGCTGCGTGCTTTTAGTGAAATAGTCCCAACAATATACTAGCTACTAACCCCTCAAAAGAACTAAAATCTCAAAAATAACTTGAACGCCGAAACCTAATCAGTACGCAAGTTGTTTGCCTGAAGAAGTCCATCCCGTATCTGGGTGGCAACATCACGAACAGCACCAGGTCCATGAGGGATGAATACAGCTGAAGATTTGGAGGTAGCTCCAATCTCCTTCATGGTATCAAAATACTGAGTAACTAGAACCATATCCATAACATCCTTTGGCGTAGTCCCTGGAACATTAATCGAGAACCCAAGAACACTGTCTCTAAGACCATCCACAATAGCTTGGCGCTGACGAGCAATACCCAATCCAGACAAGTGTTTAGACTCCGCGTCTCCCTCAGCTCTCTTAATTTGCATGATCTTTTCAGCTTCTCCCTTCTCCTGGGCTGCTAACCTCAACCTTGCCGCTGGAAATCCAAGTAAAGAAAGGTTTTTTACAATCATACGTTCAAATGCACAGTTACATGACTACCGAAAAACATATTGATTCCCTACCAGCATTAATTTCATTCATTGCGCTCTTCACATTCTGGGCGGGTTCTATATCAACAATGAGTGTCTGCACAATCTCATATCCGTAAGCAGACATGGCCTTCTCCAGTTCCAATTCAACAGCTTTTGCTATCTCATTCTTTTGCTCGAAGGTGTCGTCAAGATTCATCTTTGGAACACTTGCTCGGATAACTGAAAGAAAGGGGCGTCCATGCAGATAGTTAGCTTTCCTGAAACACAAACTTGCTTTTGAAAAGAAAGATACATGCGATCTTATTAAAATTCTTACCATCAAAGACATATGACTGAATCTGGGTCCTCGTATTACTCAGTTTGTAAAAAGCATCGTTAGCCCTATCAGCCATAGCCCGATACTGAACTGATGCAACGACATTGACAAAAACATTATCCTGCAAAAAGCAAGAAAAACGAGCGAAAAGTCAAAGTTGGTTCAGGGTTCACGGTGGGGAGAAACCTATTTTATACAACATAAGCTGAATTCTCAAACAAAACTGGAAATTGGCTATAAGCTGAAAGATGGACATACCTTTGTCTTAGTTTCGCACTTGACATCCAGCTGCTGCACACGAAGTGAAAGATGGCCAGCGATGAATTCGCCAAAAACCCAGGGCAGGCAATGACATCCGGGTTCGAGTACCTCTTGATACTTTCCAAACCTTTCCTTGATAGCTACTTTGGATTGATCCACTTTCACACAGCAGAAGAGATTTCCCATTCTACCAACACTTTTAGAAATCCACAAACAGGAAAACCAGTAGAAGAAAACCCTAATCAGCAATGTAAGAAACAAATCAATCTCCGACGAAAGTCGTACTCACAAAGACTTTCCGGTTATGGTACAATATAGGTTACCTAGATTAAAACTATAAGGTGAAGTACACATAATCCTAAACAAAAAACTGCAAGAGATGTAGCACAGATTAAACTCATTATATGAATGAATATTTAAtcttaacaataataataaaatgataaccaaaagaaaattttaccTTAAGTTTTCAACTGTTGGAATAAACTCTGGATTTTTCCTTTGCAAGGGTTTTGAGAAGCGGTATAGAGAAGTTTATTTATATACGGGAGTGAGTAATTTTAAGATATACATAAATCTTTcttctcaaaaaagaaaatcagaGGATATTCGTAGAATGTGCGTGTTTTGCAAAACTGTAACTACCTTGTCACCTGTCTAATCTTAATCCACGACGATTTATCTTTAATCCTTCTTTATCTTTAAAAGCCCATAGCGTAACTATCCTTGGAaactaggggtgtgcaacggatttgacacggattaggggtcacccacaACCAAACTGTTAAAGTtgtggatttggaaaattgaaccgtaaccggcccaatcacccgcggatttgatACGGATTAGCGGGTGATGcggaccggatgcggattaaccgtggatttagaatttaaaaaaaaaaagactgtcTATCTGTGAAAATCCCTTCGTATGGGTAATTGATCTCTCTATTTATGTTAAGTCACTGTCTCACTTCcatgataataaattaataacaatGAAGCAAATGCCAAAGTTTTGTTGCACAGCATTATGAGTACAATATATACTTACTAGGTAGTAATCTTAATTAACACTCCAACTGATAAGTGTAGTGATCTTTAATCACTTGATGTAGCACCTTGTTTTTGAAAACGAATTTAATTTCCTCTATGAATTGACAAACAGAAGGATAAATTTCCTGGATTAGTACTTTAGCAGGATTCTTGTCCACATTATACCACCTTTGGCGGATAATTAACTGCTACCTTGTTTTTATTTATATTCAGTATCAAGAGGAGGGCACAGCTTCTTTTTCCAGTAGTTCTCACAACGCACGGAGTGGATCACATGCAAGCATCGAGAAGCTTCAAAACCTTCAATTTCTTCAAGAAGATTATGCATATTTTGAAATGTTCTCTGAAGAAGACGAACCTCTTATTCCTAGTAAATTAAATTAGAgatatctaatctaatctaaaatcTAAAACTCAATTTTCGCGGGTGCGGctgaatccgcggatttcaaagtccaaccgcaaccaaaccgctaaacctggcggattggttttcacccgcaattttgcggacggttgCGGGTGAAAACCGCGGTTTCGGTTATGCAGATTTAGCCGATTTGCGTGCGCATTTTTTGGAGGGACGAAGGGTTATAGGGACATCCCATTTATGCCCACATAAATAAAAAGTCGTCAAATGCATGTACTAAATatgaaaaaccataaaatcactATGTTTAACGTAAAATGCTTCATAATTTGATATCAACTTATACTAAAAAAATCAATTAAAGTGcggaaaaaatcaatcaaattaccCCGACAAGTGATTTACATGACAAATAAcattttgtttaaattttaataatttggCTGGGCGCCAAATTTTCCAACATGTACCAAACAAAATTTGGTTTAAATTTTGGTAATTTGGCGAGCCAAAATTCCCCCCAACTTCTTACTCACAGGCCAAAAAAATTTGGTTCAAATTTTGTTAATTTTCCCGAGCGCGAACTCTCCCCGCCAACATTCACTAGGCGAAAAAATAtcttaataaaataaaagaaatctcCCCGAGTAAATTTGTTCCACCCCATGTGaaatgggaacaaaagttatcgGCTATATTCTCACCCGTATGAGTCGTATAAGttagaagctagggtttcatcttcACATTTTTAAGTTCTCGTTCTCTCTCTCTTTTAGGTTTAGTAGCAGCGGCTGCAGGACAATCGAGAGTCTCTCTTCATTGCACTCTATATTCTTGGGTAAATCATTGTTCTTTACTTCGATTTTAAGTTCATGTTTTCTATCTGAGCATGCATACCTTTGATTTTAAGCTTTTAGATTCACTGTCTAGGGTATAATTTGGGGATTCATCAAAAGtattgatttttagttttagttttagtcTTTGAAGTTTTCTTTTTGCTACTTTAAGCTTTGAATTTAAGCTTAGGATCTCATTTTGAGCAGGCATGTATGCTATTTTAAGATTCCACTGCCTAGGGTTCAGTTTGGGGattaatgtttttttcttttttgtctttTGATGTTTGTTTAATTCTCTTTTACATTTGTTTTTGGGTTGGATGGAATCTTCCAttaacctttgtttttttttgtttttcttctttctctgtaACTTCTCTTGTAACTTAAAAAGAAAGGAAGAACTCTAAATCCTTTGATTTACGTTATGTTCCATGGATttttactttgaagttcatgtacCCTTGCTATAAGTTTTGGGTGTTGGTAAATGTGAAGTCTGCTTGTTGAGTGATTTCCCTATAGTTGTTTTAGAAATGGATAGAAACAgagggtttttttcttttcttttcttttcttttggtgtATCTTTTTTGCTGCTTTAAGCTTTGTATAGTtctcttttaaaaaaataaagaacatttaagttttatagattttttttgtcATTTATACCTTTGCTGTAAGTTTTGGGTGCTGGTAAACTTATGAAGTTTAGCTTGTTAAGTGATTTGCCTGATTTTTGTTTTCAGAAATGGCTAGACATAGAGGTGGTCACGTGAAACAAGTTTCCCGTGGTGATCCCATGACCACTCCACAGTACTCTTCTTCTCCCCCAACACAAGAAAGGGCGCCGGCTAATATGCGATCTGTAAACGGTAACAATATTCCTTCCCCTTTCTCGTAGTTTCTCCCTTATTTTGTTCATCgtatcatttcatttttttttcatatctaattgtttTGTTTACGGGGTTACTGCAGCAATGGGTGGTACGTCTTTAAATGCATCAAAGTCCAGGAAGCGACCTGCTGCAGCAGTAACAACTCCTCAAAGTCCGTTAAAGAGAAAACAGTCAGTGATAGATATTGCATTAGAAGCAGCTAGTACTCAAAGGCACCAAAGTTTAATTCAAGCAAAACGGTTATTGTTGTTGGGTGATGTAGAAAAGCGTCAATCATCTGTTCCACCACATAATGATGTTGAAGGCAACTTCAGTCAACGTTCTGCTTCTAGGAAGTTATCTCATCCATAGCGTCTTGAGTTTGAAAATCGTAGCAGGAAGCGTTCTACTTCAGCTTTTCAACCGACATCTGTGCACCACAGCAGTCCTCGGGTGTCTCCTCGACGACATACTCAGTTTGCTCGTAATGAACGTGAGTCAACACCTCGTAGGAGTCCTCTACGACGTACTCTATTGGCTCATGATGCATGTGAATCAACACCTCGTAGGAGTCCTCGATTGTCTCATCGACAACAAACTCAGTTGGCTGAAAATGAAGATATATCACCAGAGTTAAGTCGTCGAGGTTTTTCGCAGGAAGCTTCAAATTCTCTTGTGGAAACTGATTCTGCCCATCCACCAGCTATAAGTAAAATCTTTTAACTTCTATCTATTCTGTCACAGTTGATAGTTAACACGATTATCCTAAAAACTGATTTTGTTGGGTGATGTCCGTTTCTTGCACAGAGACTAGGGGTATTACCACCCTTCCTAAAGTTGCAATTAGAGATACTGACACGGATAAACTGAAAGTGGAAGTTTTTGAAAAGAGCTTGGTGGGTACATTCAGCCTTGAATGTATTCTCATGATAGGAATGTGGGTGCGCCAAAGTGACAACTTCCCTTTGACTGTGTGTTTGTTTAGAAACATGCCTGAAGAAAAGATAGCAAGAGTATCTAAACTTGTCAGGTTAATACTTAATTCACCGTTTCTATTTTTTTCTAGTTCTTTGGAATTTTTTGATCACTGGTCActatttaacttttttttttctaggaTTACTATATCTTAGTACCTGATGATGAAAACGCTGAAGAGGCTATTAGAACACAAATGAGGTTGGCTTATGTTAGATATCGATCTGAGTTGGCGGCGTACTACAGAACGTTTGATAGTCATGAGGAAGCTTTGCGACATCCATCCCCAAGAATCCGCAATGTTGATGATTGGGCTTATATGTGTGACTTCTTTAACACTAATGTAAagtttaaggtatataaaatttgcTGGTCTTACCCTTTGCAATGAATTGACATTTTAGATAATTATATTTTATGTGTTAACCTTTAACATGGAGCTGCGGTGTCCAGCTAGTTGCTTGTAAATCTGATTATGATTTCTCTATCATAAGAAACAGTAAAAAGCTATATTTTTGGTGAAGGAGTGTCtcttaattttcatttttatatttaattttaggCTGCGTCTGAGAAATCAAGGGATGCACGTAAGGCACAAGTTCTGAACCATACCAATGGTAGAGAGAGTTTCGCCAGAAAAGCGTATGATAGGGTAAGTTTTAAATTATTCATTGATTCCTTTTCCTTGTTCTTCATGTGTTAATTACTTTTAACGGTGGTAAACTCACAAGTTCTATTTCATTAGGCGCGCAAAAATCTCCCGATTGATCCACTCGGTATGTTCATGGTAACCCACAAGGCTAAGAAGCTTGGTAAACTGTGTGAAGATTGGCAGGTACGAATATCATTCACTTACTAGTAATAAATTTGAATAATGCTTGAGACTTACTGTTGGTCTAAATGTGAACTAAGCATCCCAAGCTACAAGGTCCAGATACGCAGCATGTGTCATTTGTTACTGTTGGTCTGATGGAAATGTGTAGCTCAAATTTGTGTAGCTTTTTGGCTATGCATTTCTTACTGTTGGTATGATGGCAATGTTTTCATTCTTCCTAAGACTTTTATTAGCAGATGTTGCATTATTTAACTTGAATCCGTTTGGAGATGGTCGCAAAAACTTTATCTTTTTAGGAAATAAAATGAAACtgcaaagaaaaaaagagatagtGCAGATATAATAGACACATGCCTTTTCACTTGGTTAAGTTCTCTTCAACTTGTAACAGACTCACAGACATGCCACTTATTTGGGCACTGACTCTTACCCCTTAGAATTGTCTCATGCATATCTTCTAGGAAATTTAAATTTGTATAGGAATGATGGACGCACAAACTTTCAGTAACATTTTCAACCTGTTTGTATGATAACAAACTTTTGAGCAACTCGGGAAGATAGGATTATTGCGCGTAGTTTTCCATTTTCAGGATCCATTAATTCTTTTTTTCGTTGATGTTTTAAATGCCTGCATGCTTTTGTGTTGTCAAACTATGATTTGTTATGAACTATTTTTTGTTTCCAGATTTTGGGTTCTTTGATGATACATGGAAACCTAATTTAGGGTAGTATTTGATCAATTTATCTTTTGCTTTTTTACTCTAGTTACTGCATTTTGAATGAAAATTCTGCTTATTCTATTACTGTAGTTTTGTTgtcttttcttcattttcttcatagtAGCTACATAAGCTTGAATTTTGATTTAGTTGCTTGTGTTTACAACTTGTATGCAGAAAGAGATGAACCAGATCAGTGAGAAGGTTTGCCGAGGAGAAGTCAACCACACACCTGAGGAAATATATGCAATGGTTCGTATAGGGGCTAAGCGTACTCGTAAGTCAAAAGTTGCTGCCCGCTTCAGTTTATATGAGAAAAATGAAGCACAAATGGTTGCTCTCCAAGAAAAGTTGGACTCTGAAAAGAAGAAAGTTGCGAAGCAAGACAAAGAAATCTCAAAGCTTCAAAAGAGGGAGCGTAATCTCAGAGAGTACTTGAATGATGTTTTGCAGACGCTTGGTTGTCAACCTGTGCCAGATGATTCAGAAGATGAGTCCCAAGATGAAGGTGAACATGAAGTTGATGATCGATTTACTTGGGATGATgtgcaagaagatgaaaatggctATGCTAGGGACGATGATGATTTGCAAGAAGATGAGAACAATTATGTTGGGGACGATGATGATTTGCAGGCAGATGGATGTGCTAATGATAATTAGGAGAATGAATTGTCAGGGGAGGATGAATAGGATGAATGTTGAATGTGCAGTTTTATTTTGGTGAACATACAGGTCCATTGCCTTCACTGGCTCCTTTTGTTACTTTTTTGTGTGGACCTGTATGGACCTGTATGGTTCTTGTTCTTTTCGGGGATGGTTTGCAAACAATTTGGTTAACTtgatggtttttgtttttttgtaacaAGTTAATTTGCTTGGGTGGGGATATTGATACCACGTGTAATTAAGGAATGGTTTTAATTAATTGGAAGTGGATAATTATAATTATGAAATCTTAATTAGTAATTACCTTcagtattaatttttaaattGTAATTAATTTTCGGATTTCTAAACCAGGATtacaaaaatttggtttaagcaaccaacttcaggcCATGTATAGGTATTTTAAATGCTCTTGGGTTGCTTGGTCTAGCTATGAAGCAATCAGACTTTAGTTTAATTGCTCAAAGGGTACTTGGTCTAGCTAAGAAGCGATCGGTATTTCACTCTCTAGTTTTGGTTGGTCTATCTATGAAGCGATCGGCGTTTCACTTGCTCAAGTATGGTTGGTCTAACTCTAAAGCGATGGTTATTTTGCTTGTTCTAAGCAGGTCGGTCTAGCTATGAAGCGATGATTATTTTGCTTGCTCTAGGTGAGTCGGTCTAGCTATGAAGCGATGATTATTTTGCTTGCTCTAGGTGAGTCGGTCTAGctatgaagcaatgaacaaaggaGATGCTACGTGATAGTTGGTTGATTATTAAAGCAATTGCCTAGCTGCTCTAGACCTATAGAGATCCCACCTTTTGCAATTTAAGAGAgagagccaaattaagtcgctcTAAGGGTTAGAGCGATTCAATATGGGCTTTTCCAACCAAAACTGCCAGGTTGCTTAATCCAGTTTTTCTTGTAGTGTAGAGAGAAAATTAAACCTTCTCATCCAACTCCGAGTCACCTTAAAACCCATAAATTATCTTTTCTTGATCAGGTTGCACTTCAGAATTATGTCCCTCTTCTTCTTTACTACGATGGAAACAAGGAAAATACCAATATGGAAACTCGCTGTAACGTAATCAAAAAATCCTTAGCTGAAACATTAACGAAATTCTATATGTTGGCTGGTATGATCGTTAATGATGAAAACTTTGTGGA contains the following coding sequences:
- the LOC113328947 gene encoding hypersensitive-induced reaction 1 protein-like codes for the protein MGNLFCCVKVDQSKVAIKERFGKYQEVLEPGCHCLPWVFGEFIAGHLSLRVQQLDVKCETKTKDNVFVNVVASVQYRAMADRANDAFYKLSNTRTQIQSYVFDVIRASVPKMNLDDTFEQKNEIAKAVELELEKAMSAYGYEIVQTLIVDIEPAQNVKSAMNEINAAARLRLAAQEKGEAEKIMQIKRAEGDAESKHLSGLGIARQRQAIVDGLRDSVLGFSINVPGTTPKDVMDMVLVTQYFDTMKEIGATSKSSAVFIPHGPGAVRDVATQIRDGLLQANNLRTD